The proteins below are encoded in one region of Deltaproteobacteria bacterium:
- a CDS encoding alpha/beta fold hydrolase — protein MAIEFIRAISEGRKIYGILHLPRDPSPPCVVASHGLFSSKDSDKFVEIGEFFSARGIALIRYDHQGCGESEGEISETTVSSRIKDLEAIFELAVNHPLLGDSIGLLGSSMGGFISVFKGAADPRVKALALWATPSHFGGERERIQEDAPALQEAFYQDIKRYDARGAIKGVAHCLILHGEADELVPLSQAEELYKSARSPKHLEVFKGGDHRFIDPQHRQRAIEVSLEWFQRYL, from the coding sequence GTGGCCATAGAGTTTATCCGGGCGATAAGTGAGGGAAGAAAGATCTATGGGATACTTCATCTCCCCCGGGACCCCTCACCCCCCTGTGTCGTCGCCTCCCACGGGCTCTTCAGCAGCAAGGATAGTGATAAGTTCGTGGAGATCGGGGAGTTCTTCTCCGCCAGAGGGATCGCCCTCATCAGATATGATCATCAAGGCTGCGGTGAGAGCGAAGGGGAGATCAGCGAGACTACCGTCTCTTCCAGGATAAAGGATCTGGAGGCGATATTTGAGCTTGCGGTCAATCATCCCCTTCTAGGCGATAGCATAGGTCTGCTGGGGAGCAGTATGGGTGGGTTTATCTCCGTCTTTAAAGGGGCAGCTGATCCCAGGGTGAAGGCCCTAGCCCTCTGGGCCACCCCTTCACATTTCGGAGGGGAGAGGGAGAGGATACAAGAGGATGCTCCAGCTTTACAGGAGGCCTTTTATCAGGACATAAAGAGATACGATGCCAGGGGAGCCATTAAGGGTGTAGCTCATTGTTTAATCCTGCACGGGGAGGCAGACGAACTTGTCCCCCTGTCCCAGGCCGAAGAGCTATATAAGTCGGCCCGTTCCCCCAAACACCTGGAGGTCTTTAAGGGTGGGGACCATCGATTTATTGATCCCCAGCATCGCCAAAGGGCTATAGAGGTGAGCCTGGAGTGGTTTCAGAGGTATTTATGA